A genome region from Nodosilinea sp. FACHB-141 includes the following:
- the hpxO gene encoding FAD-dependent urate hydroxylase HpxO, with the protein MYNLKAVIIGAGIGGLTTGIAMRQAGYQVEIYDRAQELRPAGAGISLWSNGVKVLNRLGLGEKLAAIGGEMNAMEYRSHTDESLSYVDLRPLFERVGQRPYPVARTDLQTMLLEAFGPEDVHLGMLCTGVEQDEHSATAIFENGERASGDLVVGADGIHSAVRTHVVGQVDRRYARYVNWNGLVKADPELCDPNLWVLYVGDSKRASMMPVGGDRFYFFFGAPMAEGTQVEPTYRQDELSKIFQGWPEPVQKLIQALDPEQTNRLEIGDIDPLDCLVKGRIALLGDSAHATTPTLGQGGCQAIEDAEVLTRYLHTTNMGVADALKRYEAARKDRTAELVLKARKRTSIIYGYVPAATQQWYSDLKQEPPEAVIDALAKVILAGPMG; encoded by the coding sequence ATGTACAACCTGAAGGCGGTGATTATTGGAGCCGGCATTGGTGGATTGACCACGGGCATCGCCATGCGGCAGGCAGGGTACCAGGTCGAAATTTACGATCGCGCCCAAGAACTGCGACCCGCCGGTGCTGGTATCTCGCTCTGGTCGAACGGGGTCAAGGTGCTTAACCGCCTAGGGCTAGGGGAAAAGCTGGCCGCCATTGGCGGTGAGATGAACGCCATGGAGTACCGCAGCCACACCGATGAATCCCTGAGCTACGTCGATCTGCGCCCCTTGTTTGAGCGGGTGGGCCAACGCCCCTACCCTGTGGCCCGCACCGATCTGCAAACCATGCTGCTCGAAGCCTTTGGCCCCGAGGATGTGCACTTGGGCATGCTCTGCACCGGCGTTGAGCAAGATGAGCACAGCGCCACCGCCATTTTTGAGAATGGGGAGCGGGCGAGCGGCGACTTGGTAGTGGGGGCCGACGGCATTCATTCAGCGGTGCGGACCCATGTGGTAGGGCAGGTCGATCGCCGCTATGCCCGCTACGTCAACTGGAATGGCCTGGTCAAGGCTGACCCTGAACTGTGCGACCCAAACCTGTGGGTACTCTACGTGGGCGACAGCAAGCGCGCCTCGATGATGCCGGTGGGGGGCGATCGCTTTTACTTTTTCTTTGGGGCACCGATGGCTGAGGGCACCCAGGTTGAGCCCACCTACCGCCAGGATGAACTATCAAAAATCTTTCAGGGCTGGCCCGAGCCGGTGCAAAAGCTCATTCAAGCCCTTGACCCAGAGCAGACCAATCGCCTAGAGATTGGCGACATCGACCCGCTAGATTGCTTGGTGAAAGGACGCATTGCCCTCCTAGGCGACTCAGCCCACGCCACCACCCCCACCCTAGGCCAGGGCGGCTGTCAGGCGATCGAAGATGCCGAAGTGCTGACCCGCTACCTGCACACCACCAACATGGGCGTGGCCGATGCCCTCAAGCGCTATGAGGCGGCCCGCAAAGACCGCACCGCCGAGCTAGTGCTCAAGGCCCGCAAGCGCACCAGCATCATCTACGGCTATGTGCCCGCGGCTACCCAGCAGTGGTACAGCGATCTTAAGCAAGAGCCGCCCGAGGCCGTCATTGACGCCCTGGCCAAGGTGATTTTAGCTGGCCCTATGGGCTAG
- a CDS encoding CASTOR/POLLUX-related putative ion channel, with translation MARGTVALVSGLALLSLVFIVLMAILVSLSGLAPEGSDRLNLPEALWGVLMRTLDSGAVGGDTGWGFRLLMLFVTFGGIFVVSTLIGLLSSGIDAKLEDLRKGRSRVIETDHIVILGWSLQIFTLISELSLANANRSNTCIVILSEKDKIEMETALAEVLGKLPRIRLVCRTGSPSNMADLGIVNIQTARSIVILNSIADHGDAQLVKTLLAITTIPRSHPQPYHLVAQVQSPKTLDVLKLIAHDDIEPLLTNDLISRIVVQTCRQSGLSTVYIDLLNFSGDEIYFREEPALCGKTYGEALLAYNKSAVIGIQTVNGDIQLNPAHERRLQPSERLIVISEDDDTTYLNQSADAPIDYQAIQLTELAPAAAEHTLILGWNDRIETIIQLLDQYVAPGSSVMVVAEFPSVEVNLSETTLHLQRQTVSYQQGDPTDRDVLENLNLTKYNHAVVLCNSTLNTDQADAHTLVTLLHLRDICDRHHHDCQIVTEFLDVRNQTLAQVARPDDFVISEQLISLMLAQVAEQKNINAVLTDLFSPEGSEIYLKPAGHYVASDRPVNFYTVVEAARQRGESAIGYRRKASAKNLAQSYGVVINPPKDQPVEFQPQDMIILLAES, from the coding sequence ATGGCCCGAGGGACCGTGGCGCTGGTCAGTGGCCTAGCGTTGCTATCCCTAGTATTTATTGTGCTGATGGCGATTTTGGTGAGCCTCTCGGGGCTTGCACCAGAGGGCAGCGATCGCCTCAATCTTCCCGAAGCTCTGTGGGGCGTGTTGATGCGGACCCTTGACTCAGGCGCAGTGGGGGGCGACACAGGCTGGGGGTTTCGCCTGCTCATGCTGTTTGTCACCTTTGGCGGCATCTTTGTCGTCAGTACGCTCATTGGTCTGCTCAGCAGCGGCATCGATGCCAAGCTAGAAGACCTGCGCAAAGGGCGATCGCGCGTCATTGAAACCGACCACATTGTGATTTTGGGTTGGTCGTTGCAAATTTTTACCCTTATTTCAGAGTTATCGCTGGCTAATGCAAACCGCTCAAACACCTGCATTGTCATCCTCAGCGAAAAAGATAAGATTGAAATGGAAACGGCCCTGGCTGAAGTGCTGGGGAAATTACCTCGGATTCGCTTAGTGTGCCGCACCGGCAGCCCTAGCAATATGGCCGATCTGGGCATTGTGAATATTCAAACAGCGCGTTCCATCGTGATCTTAAATTCAATTGCAGACCACGGAGATGCGCAGTTAGTCAAAACATTGTTGGCGATTACTACTATTCCTAGATCGCACCCCCAACCCTATCACCTAGTTGCTCAGGTACAAAGCCCAAAAACCCTAGATGTCCTCAAGCTAATTGCCCATGACGATATAGAGCCTTTACTAACTAACGACTTGATTTCACGTATCGTTGTGCAGACCTGTCGACAGTCGGGATTGTCAACAGTTTACATCGATTTACTGAACTTTAGCGGCGACGAAATTTACTTTCGAGAAGAGCCTGCGCTATGTGGTAAGACCTATGGTGAGGCGCTTTTGGCCTACAACAAATCAGCCGTAATTGGCATTCAAACCGTCAATGGCGATATTCAGCTCAACCCTGCCCATGAGCGGCGTTTACAGCCTTCAGAGCGCCTGATCGTCATTAGTGAAGATGACGATACAACTTACCTAAATCAATCAGCAGACGCTCCAATTGACTATCAAGCTATTCAACTAACTGAGCTCGCCCCAGCCGCCGCCGAGCACACGCTAATTTTGGGCTGGAACGATCGCATCGAGACGATCATTCAACTCTTAGATCAATACGTAGCCCCCGGTTCAAGCGTTATGGTTGTCGCAGAATTCCCTTCCGTAGAGGTGAATTTGTCAGAGACAACGCTGCACCTTCAACGACAAACGGTCAGCTATCAGCAAGGGGATCCTACCGATCGAGATGTGCTAGAAAACCTCAATCTAACGAAGTATAACCATGCCGTTGTGCTGTGTAATTCGACCCTCAATACCGATCAGGCCGATGCCCATACGCTGGTAACGCTCCTGCATTTGCGAGATATTTGCGATCGCCATCACCACGATTGCCAGATCGTCACCGAATTTTTAGATGTTCGCAATCAAACCCTGGCGCAGGTCGCCCGCCCAGATGATTTCGTCATTAGTGAGCAGCTCATTAGCCTCATGCTGGCGCAGGTTGCGGAACAGAAGAATATTAATGCGGTCTTGACCGATCTCTTTAGCCCAGAAGGGTCAGAGATTTACCTCAAACCAGCTGGTCACTATGTAGCCAGCGATCGCCCCGTCAATTTTTATACCGTAGTAGAAGCGGCCAGACAGCGGGGAGAATCAGCTATTGGATATCGGCGTAAAGCCAGTGCCAAAAACTTAGCCCAATCTTACGGAGTCGTGATCAATCCCCCTAAGGATCAGCCCGTTGAGTTTCAGCCCCAGGACATGATTATTCTGCTAGCAGAATCCTGA